In Campylobacter anatolicus, one DNA window encodes the following:
- a CDS encoding EamA family transporter: MKFINKKLNEREASFGLVLGCILFGLGSVIVAKISLGAYSVAFWRLFIAGIIFFIIMKLRYKSLPHSKKVIFLALLSGVFLAYDLALWHESIYAIGPGISTLLNSLQIF, from the coding sequence ATGAAATTTATAAATAAAAAACTAAATGAACGCGAAGCGTCCTTTGGTTTAGTTCTTGGTTGCATACTTTTTGGGCTTGGTAGTGTTATTGTAGCAAAGATCTCTCTTGGTGCTTACTCTGTAGCATTTTGGAGACTTTTTATCGCTGGAATTATATTTTTCATCATTATGAAATTAAGATACAAATCCTTACCACACTCTAAAAAAGTAATATTCCTAGCCCTACTTTCAGGCGTATTCTTAGCATATGACCTAGCACTTTGGCACGAGAGTATTTATGCCATAGGTCCTGGTATTTCGACTCTTTTAAATAGTTTACAAATTTTCTGA
- the ftsY gene encoding signal recognition particle-docking protein FtsY gives MIDLIKRGFERTFGAMTGVKTSKNISKEILEEILLEADVPYEIIEEIIYYLPPQNEVKRDDLRRVMSSYFIYEKERIIEPDKPFVDLILGVNGAGKTTTIAKIANLYKINGKSVILGACDTFRAGAIEQLRQWSIRLNVPIVSTQQGHDPSAVAFDTISSALAKGIDCVILDTAGRLQNQTNLANELSKIVRISQKAYEKAPHRKILILDGTQGNAGVAQAKAFNDIVSLDGVIITKLDGTPKGGALFGVARELELPILYIGVGESIDDLVKFNPDEFLDNLVDEIYK, from the coding sequence ATGATAGACCTTATCAAAAGAGGATTTGAACGCACCTTTGGGGCAATGACAGGAGTAAAAACTTCTAAAAATATAAGCAAAGAAATTTTAGAAGAAATTTTACTAGAAGCAGATGTACCATATGAGATTATCGAAGAGATCATCTACTATCTACCGCCACAAAACGAAGTCAAACGCGATGACTTACGTCGTGTGATGAGTAGCTACTTCATCTACGAAAAAGAACGGATTATAGAGCCAGACAAGCCATTTGTTGATCTTATTTTAGGCGTAAATGGGGCAGGCAAAACTACAACTATCGCAAAAATAGCAAATTTATATAAAATAAATGGCAAGAGCGTGATACTAGGAGCTTGTGATACATTTCGTGCAGGAGCGATAGAGCAGCTTCGCCAATGGTCAATAAGACTAAACGTGCCGATAGTATCCACCCAACAAGGACATGACCCTTCTGCTGTCGCATTTGACACTATTAGTTCTGCTCTTGCAAAGGGGATAGACTGCGTCATACTCGATACTGCAGGGCGTCTGCAAAATCAGACAAATTTAGCAAATGAGCTAAGCAAAATCGTGCGAATAAGTCAAAAGGCTTATGAAAAAGCTCCACATAGAAAAATTTTAATCTTAGATGGCACACAAGGAAATGCTGGTGTCGCACAGGCAAAAGCGTTTAACGATATAGTTAGCCTTGATGGGGTCATTATCACGAAGCTTGATGGCACACCAAAGGGTGGTGCATTATTTGGTGTGGCTCGTGAGCTTGAGCTACCGATACTTTATATCGGTGTTGGTGAAAGCATAGACGATCTGGTTAAGTTTAACCCAGATGAGTTTTTAGATAATTTGGTTGATGAAATTTATAAATAA
- a CDS encoding TlpA family protein disulfide reductase: MKFKLSIITFLCLITLVGCDKNSENSQNFDTSKSENQNLTESNTIQAKKNEIQNKKFELTLLNGKKVALQQNGDNFDINYEGDTEKKATLFVFFATWCPPCKAEIPHLNNLSEKFKEDLNIIAILLENKSDAEILEFAKTYNIKYDISVGDANYILEKAVGGVDGLPSSIMYNVKGEYVIGYKGLVPEEMLESDILKAIK; the protein is encoded by the coding sequence ATGAAATTTAAATTGAGCATTATAACATTTTTATGTCTAATTACCCTCGTTGGATGCGATAAAAATAGTGAAAACTCACAAAATTTTGACACAAGCAAGAGCGAAAATCAAAATCTAACAGAAAGCAACACGATACAAGCAAAAAAAAATGAGATTCAAAATAAAAAATTTGAACTAACGCTTTTAAATGGTAAAAAGGTAGCACTGCAACAAAATGGCGATAATTTTGATATAAACTATGAAGGTGACACCGAAAAAAAGGCGACTTTATTTGTATTTTTCGCGACTTGGTGTCCACCGTGCAAAGCTGAGATACCGCACCTAAACAATCTAAGTGAAAAATTTAAAGAGGATTTAAATATCATTGCAATATTACTCGAAAATAAAAGTGATGCAGAGATATTGGAATTTGCTAAAACCTATAATATAAAATATGACATTTCAGTCGGTGATGCAAACTATATACTAGAAAAAGCTGTCGGTGGCGTAGATGGATTGCCATCATCTATAATGTATAATGTTAAAGGCGAATACGTCATAGGTTATAAAGGCTTAGTTCCTGAGGAGATGCTAGAAAGCGATATTTTAAAGGCAATAAAATGA
- a CDS encoding 5-formyltetrahydrofolate cyclo-ligase, translating into MSVKLDKKEFRKVALKTIKRSTKNSAKCSNYSILNTLERLIKFSNSHKILLYIPLKYEVDVCKIKRKLSKKCQFFAPFMVGLSLKMVRLRMPFLVSKFNVKQPLGIKRSDVRLDMAVVPVLGVDGAMARVGHGKGFYDRFFSSLPYRPKMIVFVQAKDFYIEQIITQEHDVCGEFYITPRQNYIKRGIYDRSFNRLRSRCGGRWSRVCVCKKDK; encoded by the coding sequence ATGAGTGTTAAACTAGATAAAAAAGAATTTAGAAAAGTTGCCCTTAAAACTATAAAAAGATCTACTAAAAATAGTGCAAAGTGTAGCAATTACAGTATTTTAAACACTCTTGAGCGACTTATCAAATTTAGCAATTCACATAAAATTTTACTATACATACCACTTAAATATGAGGTTGATGTGTGTAAAATAAAGCGAAAACTATCAAAAAAATGTCAGTTTTTTGCCCCTTTTATGGTAGGACTTAGCTTAAAAATGGTAAGATTACGAATGCCATTTTTAGTTTCTAAATTCAATGTTAAACAACCGCTTGGCATAAAGCGAAGTGATGTGCGACTAGATATGGCAGTAGTTCCAGTTCTTGGAGTTGATGGGGCTATGGCTAGAGTAGGGCACGGCAAAGGTTTTTATGATAGATTTTTTAGTTCGTTGCCATATCGCCCAAAGATGATAGTTTTTGTTCAGGCAAAAGATTTTTATATCGAACAAATAATTACGCAAGAGCACGATGTTTGTGGCGAATTTTATATAACTCCTAGACAAAATTATATTAAACGAGGAATATATGATAGAAGTTTTAATAGGCTTAGGAGCCGGTGTGGTGGGCGTTGGAGCAGGGTATGCGTATGCAAAAAAGATAAATGA
- the rny gene encoding ribonuclease Y, translating to MIEVLIGLGAGVVGVGAGYAYAKKINDANYNIFLEQAKAKAKAIEYEAELTLKNSKISVQEAEFEAKKRYDDKTTKLQKEYNQKFDELNKKEQILLNEQEILNENKNNLERDRSEARLTYEEGLKLKATYQNKVQEALKVLEHAAGLTEEEARELVLKKVEEKSRADIAHIVRKHEEEARRESKKRVNYILAQATSRFAGEFAAERLINVVNIKNDELKGRIIGKEGRNIKTLEMVLGVDIIIDDTPHAIILSSFNLYRRAIATRVIELLVDDGRIQPARIEDLHKKVTEEFEQSIQEEGENILIDLGINKIHPEIVKLIGKLKFRASYGQNALAHSLEVAHLAGIIAAETGGDEKLAKRAGILHDIGKALTHEYEGSHVDLGAEICKRYKEHPIVINAIYAHHGHEEAMSIESAAVCAADTLSAARPGARREVLESFLKRVEEIENIAKSKDGIKQAYAINAGREIRVIANAKLINDDEAVLVAKEIAQEIEDKVQYPGEIKVNVIRETRAIDYAK from the coding sequence ATGATAGAAGTTTTAATAGGCTTAGGAGCCGGTGTGGTGGGCGTTGGAGCAGGGTATGCGTATGCAAAAAAGATAAATGATGCAAATTATAATATCTTTTTAGAGCAGGCAAAGGCAAAGGCAAAGGCGATAGAGTATGAGGCTGAATTAACACTTAAAAACTCAAAAATTTCAGTGCAAGAAGCCGAGTTTGAAGCAAAAAAACGCTATGACGATAAAACTACAAAACTACAAAAAGAATATAATCAAAAATTTGATGAGCTAAATAAAAAAGAGCAAATTTTGCTAAATGAGCAAGAAATTTTAAATGAAAATAAAAATAATCTCGAGCGAGATAGAAGTGAAGCAAGACTAACTTATGAAGAGGGATTAAAATTAAAAGCTACCTATCAAAATAAAGTCCAAGAGGCGTTAAAAGTTTTAGAACATGCGGCTGGACTTACAGAAGAAGAGGCACGTGAGCTAGTGCTTAAAAAAGTAGAAGAGAAGTCTCGTGCGGATATCGCTCACATCGTAAGAAAACACGAAGAGGAGGCTAGGCGTGAGAGCAAAAAAAGAGTGAATTACATCCTGGCTCAAGCGACTTCACGTTTTGCTGGTGAATTTGCTGCCGAGCGTCTAATAAATGTTGTAAACATCAAAAACGATGAATTAAAAGGTCGTATAATAGGCAAAGAGGGACGTAATATAAAGACTCTTGAGATGGTACTTGGCGTTGATATTATCATTGATGATACGCCACATGCAATCATACTAAGTAGCTTTAATCTATACCGCCGTGCGATAGCTACACGTGTTATTGAACTTTTAGTAGATGATGGTCGCATACAACCAGCTCGTATAGAGGATTTGCATAAAAAAGTAACAGAGGAGTTTGAGCAAAGCATTCAAGAAGAGGGTGAAAATATCCTTATAGACTTAGGTATAAATAAAATTCATCCAGAGATTGTAAAGCTTATAGGAAAGCTTAAATTTAGAGCTAGTTACGGACAAAATGCCCTAGCACATAGCTTAGAAGTGGCTCATCTTGCAGGCATTATAGCAGCTGAGACTGGCGGAGATGAAAAATTGGCAAAAAGAGCAGGTATACTTCATGATATCGGCAAAGCTTTAACGCACGAATACGAGGGAAGCCACGTTGATTTAGGTGCTGAAATTTGCAAACGATATAAAGAACATCCTATCGTTATAAATGCTATTTATGCCCATCACGGACATGAAGAAGCTATGAGTATTGAGAGTGCTGCAGTATGTGCGGCAGATACTCTTAGTGCTGCTCGTCCTGGTGCAAGACGTGAAGTTTTAGAGAGCTTTTTAAAGCGCGTTGAAGAGATAGAAAATATTGCAAAAAGTAAAGATGGCATAAAGCAAGCTTATGCTATAAATGCTGGTCGTGAGATACGTGTCATCGCAAACGCAAAGCTTATAAATGACGATGAAGCGGTGCTTGTAGCAAAAGAGATTGCGCAAGAGATAGAGGATAAAGTGCAATATCCTGGTGAGATAAAAGTAAATGTTATACGTGAGACACGTGCGATTGATTATGCAAAGTAG